One genomic region from Sphingobacterium sp. UGAL515B_05 encodes:
- the rsgA gene encoding ribosome small subunit-dependent GTPase A, translating into MRGLVTKSTGSWYQVLGEDNQRYDCRIKGKFRTKGIKTTNPVAVGDWVHFDVEPDQESAVIYELEPRRNYIIRKSVNLSKQTQIIGANLDQAFLVVTLASPPTSLGFIDRFLVTTEAYGIPAVIIFNKLDLFSDEGLEILADYKSIYESIGYPCFEVSALTGKNIDVVKQLLKDKITLVSGHSGVGKSTLINAIVPAYGLKTGEISDWSDKGKHTTTFAEMFDLPFGGKLIDTPGIRELGIVDIEKQELSHFFPEMRAMMNQCRFNNCRHINEPGCVIMEAVEDGRIESSRYDSYLSMYHNEDSRA; encoded by the coding sequence ATGAGAGGATTGGTAACGAAATCCACGGGTAGTTGGTATCAAGTTTTGGGCGAAGATAATCAAAGATACGATTGTCGGATCAAAGGGAAATTTCGTACCAAAGGAATAAAAACAACAAATCCTGTTGCTGTGGGAGACTGGGTCCATTTTGACGTGGAGCCGGATCAGGAGAGTGCCGTCATTTATGAATTGGAGCCTCGCCGAAACTATATTATCCGTAAATCGGTCAATCTCTCCAAGCAAACTCAGATTATAGGAGCAAATTTAGATCAGGCATTTTTAGTGGTGACTTTGGCCTCGCCACCGACTTCTTTGGGATTTATCGATCGTTTTTTAGTTACCACAGAAGCATACGGTATTCCGGCAGTAATTATATTCAATAAATTGGATTTATTTAGTGATGAAGGATTAGAAATATTGGCAGATTATAAATCGATCTATGAAAGTATTGGATACCCCTGTTTCGAGGTTTCTGCATTAACAGGAAAAAATATAGACGTGGTTAAGCAATTACTTAAAGATAAAATAACGCTGGTCTCAGGCCATTCAGGAGTAGGGAAGTCAACCCTGATCAATGCGATTGTTCCTGCATATGGACTAAAGACCGGTGAGATATCAGATTGGTCCGACAAAGGAAAGCATACAACCACTTTTGCTGAAATGTTCGATCTGCCCTTCGGAGGCAAGCTGATTGATACACCTGGCATTCGTGAGTTGGGTATTGTTGACATAGAGAAGCAAGAACTGTCCCATTTTTTTCCGGAGATGCGTGCCATGATGAACCAATGTCGATTTAACAATTGCAGACATATCAATGAGCCTGGCTGTGTGATCATGGAGGCTGTGGAAGATGGGCGGATTGAAAGTTCGCGATACGACAGCTACCTCAGTATGTATCACAATGAAGATAGTAGAGCATAA
- a CDS encoding TrkH family potassium uptake protein yields the protein MIESILSFIRFVFKYKNGLVDKIMFYVSMICAAIVIFNVGYVTDPSLGEMLGKTIHYLFFVLFFMIALRESSSIYALRKIAVEHYSGLVILSYFIFILVARFAGLDALSVFSREQWIYLGIYLIFIAELSKSTLFFDNFYFNPTILFVISFLVLILIGTVLLMLPRTTVEAPLSFVDALFMATSAVCITGLSVADISTNFSMFGQTVVIVLIQVGGLGIMTFTGFFGYFFSGGFSFKNQLMFGEILGENKVASVIKTLLTMIFITLLFEFLGAILIFSTLERANFPNLGSMVFFSIFHSISSFCNAGFSILSGGITNEAYKFNYPFQLALSSLFILGGLGFGIVLNFYTYIKESILLYYHRWITKKNYKHKAWSFSFNSKLVLACNAIIIVGATLFFYFLERGNTLSLERGIDGEWATSFFMANAARSAGYNSVDLSFVGPPTVFLIMILMWVGASPGSTGGGVKVTTVAVSLLNIVSLAKGKEYIEIFKRRIAGESVNKAFAIILLSLFVVGFSFFVLIFTDPDKSMKALLFESLSAYTTCGLSLGITPSLSMGGKLIIALTMLVGRVGMLTLLVAFIKNTTRRNIVFPEEKILF from the coding sequence ATGATAGAGTCGATTTTAAGTTTTATCCGATTTGTTTTCAAATATAAAAATGGTCTTGTGGACAAGATCATGTTCTATGTGAGCATGATTTGTGCTGCAATAGTCATCTTTAATGTGGGGTATGTCACAGATCCAAGTCTGGGCGAGATGCTGGGCAAAACCATTCATTATCTTTTTTTTGTGCTCTTTTTCATGATTGCTCTACGCGAATCGTCCTCTATTTATGCGCTTCGGAAAATTGCTGTGGAGCATTATTCGGGATTAGTCATTCTTTCTTATTTCATATTTATTCTAGTCGCACGTTTTGCTGGTTTAGACGCTCTATCTGTGTTTTCCAGAGAACAGTGGATTTATTTGGGAATCTATTTAATTTTCATTGCCGAACTGTCCAAAAGCACACTTTTCTTTGACAATTTTTATTTTAATCCAACCATATTATTTGTCATCAGCTTCTTGGTGCTTATCTTAATTGGAACAGTACTGCTCATGCTGCCGCGGACAACGGTAGAGGCACCATTGAGCTTTGTTGATGCATTATTTATGGCAACAAGTGCTGTTTGTATCACAGGCTTGTCTGTTGCTGATATTTCAACCAATTTTAGCATGTTCGGACAAACCGTGGTCATTGTTTTGATACAGGTTGGCGGATTGGGTATTATGACATTTACAGGTTTTTTTGGCTATTTTTTCTCTGGCGGATTTTCTTTTAAGAATCAATTGATGTTTGGTGAAATTCTTGGTGAAAATAAAGTAGCCTCTGTCATTAAAACTCTATTGACGATGATATTTATTACGCTGCTGTTTGAATTTTTGGGAGCTATACTGATCTTTAGTACCTTAGAAAGGGCTAATTTCCCAAATTTAGGGAGCATGGTTTTCTTTTCGATCTTTCATTCTATTTCTTCATTCTGTAATGCTGGATTTTCGATCTTATCTGGGGGTATTACCAATGAAGCCTATAAATTCAATTACCCATTCCAGTTGGCGTTATCTTCGCTTTTCATTCTTGGTGGTTTGGGTTTTGGAATTGTGTTGAATTTCTACACCTATATTAAAGAATCCATATTGCTTTATTACCACCGATGGATCACAAAGAAAAACTATAAGCATAAAGCATGGAGTTTTAGCTTTAATTCTAAATTGGTGCTGGCTTGTAATGCGATTATTATTGTAGGTGCAACATTGTTTTTCTACTTTTTGGAGCGGGGGAACACTCTTTCGCTTGAAAGAGGAATCGATGGAGAATGGGCAACTTCCTTCTTTATGGCCAATGCAGCGCGTTCAGCAGGTTACAATAGTGTCGATTTGAGTTTTGTCGGGCCACCAACAGTTTTTTTGATTATGATTCTGATGTGGGTCGGGGCTTCTCCCGGATCTACTGGTGGTGGTGTTAAGGTAACTACCGTTGCTGTTTCGCTGTTGAATATTGTTTCTCTGGCTAAGGGAAAAGAATATATTGAGATTTTTAAAAGGAGGATAGCCGGCGAATCTGTTAACAAGGCTTTTGCTATTATTCTGTTGTCGCTATTCGTCGTTGGATTCAGTTTTTTTGTGCTCATTTTTACAGATCCCGATAAGAGTATGAAAGCACTCCTCTTTGAATCGCTATCAGCTTATACAACATGTGGGTTAAGTTTGGGGATTACACCATCACTCAGTATGGGCGGAAAATTGATTATTGCCTTAACAATGCTCGTCGGGCGTGTAGGGATGTTAACGCTGTTGGTTGCTTTTATTAAAAATACGACACGGAGAAATATTGTATTTCCGGAAGAAAAAATCTTGTTTTAG
- the polA gene encoding DNA polymerase I — MKKLFLLDGMALIYRAYFALSKTPRITSTGLNTGAIMGFTNTLLDVLKNQQPSHIAVVFDTAAPTARHIEFEAYKAHREQMPEDLSASIPYINRLIEGFNIPIITMDGYEADDIIGTLAKKAEKQNFTVYCMTPDKDFGQLVSENIFIYKPARMGNGAEVQGVKEILEKWEVSDVCQVIDILGLWGDAVDNIPGIPGIGEKTAKKLVQEYGSVEGIIANADQLKGKMRENVENFAEQGLISKKLATILLDVPIDLDEKSLELEEPNKDLLEPLFAELEFRTLGKRVFGEDFSVLDKSIPTTGQMDLFSTTTTITTTEIVTEISVENAAINNIHNTAHDYILADTTEKQTELAQKLASLNSFCFDTETTGLDANLADIVGLSFSFENAKAYYVPTPADRERAQAIVDIFKTALENPNIEKIGQNIKYDILLLARYGVKVQGSLFDTMLAHYLIDPDTRHGMDVLAENYLNYSPVSITELIGEKGKKQGNMRDVEIDKIKEYAAEDADITLQLKNIFQPLLVETNTMLLAQEVEFPLVYILAEIERNGVKIDVPALGEFSKTLEQDIKNLEASIFEKAGVNFNIASPKQLGEVLFDKLQLDPKAKKTKTGQYKTGEDVLLALAHKSDIVQDILNFRQMQKLKSTYVDALPELINPETGLIHTSYNQAVAATGRLSSTNPNLQNIPIRTERGREVRKAFIPRSEENVILSADYSQIELRLIAELSRDQNMMEAFSQGHDIHRATAAKVYNVDFDAVTSEQRRNAKAVNFGIIYGQSAFGLSQNLGISRKEASDIINEYFNQYTGIKKYMSDAVEFAKENGYVETILKRRRYLRDINSANMTVRGFAERNAINAPIQGSAADLIKLAMIAIQKEIEQQGFAGKMIMQVHDELVFDVPKQEVEAFKEIIQDKMTNAIKTTVPLVIEIGEGRNWLEAH, encoded by the coding sequence GTGAAAAAACTATTTCTTCTAGATGGAATGGCTCTTATATATAGAGCTTATTTTGCGTTGAGCAAAACTCCCCGAATTACCTCAACAGGGTTAAATACAGGAGCAATCATGGGGTTTACCAATACGCTTTTGGACGTATTGAAAAATCAACAACCTTCTCACATAGCAGTAGTGTTCGACACAGCAGCTCCTACCGCTCGACATATTGAATTTGAAGCTTATAAAGCGCATCGCGAGCAAATGCCGGAGGATCTTTCTGCCTCCATTCCTTATATCAATCGTTTAATCGAAGGATTCAATATTCCCATCATTACCATGGATGGTTATGAAGCCGATGATATTATCGGAACACTGGCTAAGAAAGCTGAAAAACAAAACTTTACAGTTTACTGCATGACGCCGGATAAAGATTTTGGACAACTTGTGTCTGAAAACATTTTTATCTATAAACCCGCGCGTATGGGCAATGGAGCTGAAGTGCAGGGGGTGAAAGAAATTCTCGAAAAATGGGAAGTTTCCGATGTTTGTCAAGTGATTGATATATTAGGGCTTTGGGGCGATGCTGTCGATAACATCCCCGGCATCCCCGGTATCGGTGAAAAAACCGCAAAAAAACTCGTTCAGGAATATGGATCTGTCGAAGGTATTATCGCCAATGCTGATCAGCTAAAAGGAAAAATGCGCGAAAACGTAGAAAATTTCGCCGAACAAGGACTTATCTCTAAAAAACTGGCGACTATTTTATTGGACGTACCAATTGACTTGGATGAAAAATCGCTTGAACTCGAAGAGCCTAATAAGGACCTTCTAGAACCCCTTTTTGCAGAGCTCGAATTTAGAACGCTTGGAAAACGTGTTTTTGGGGAAGATTTCTCTGTTCTTGACAAGAGCATTCCCACCACTGGACAAATGGATCTATTTTCAACAACAACGACAATCACCACGACCGAAATTGTTACTGAAATTAGCGTCGAAAATGCGGCAATCAACAACATCCACAATACAGCACACGATTATATCCTAGCCGACACAACAGAAAAACAGACGGAGCTTGCCCAAAAGCTAGCTTCCTTAAATAGTTTCTGCTTCGATACAGAAACAACAGGCTTGGATGCAAACCTTGCCGACATTGTGGGATTATCATTTTCTTTTGAAAACGCAAAAGCATATTATGTCCCAACACCTGCAGACCGTGAGCGTGCTCAGGCTATAGTCGATATTTTCAAGACAGCTTTAGAAAACCCAAACATTGAGAAAATAGGACAAAACATCAAATATGATATTTTGTTATTAGCACGCTATGGTGTAAAGGTACAAGGTAGCCTTTTTGACACCATGCTTGCACATTATCTGATTGATCCAGATACCCGCCACGGCATGGATGTACTTGCAGAAAATTACCTGAATTATAGTCCCGTATCCATCACCGAACTTATCGGTGAAAAGGGAAAAAAGCAAGGTAATATGCGCGACGTCGAAATCGACAAAATAAAAGAATATGCTGCTGAAGATGCCGACATTACCCTACAACTAAAAAATATATTTCAACCTCTTCTTGTTGAGACCAACACCATGTTGCTCGCTCAGGAGGTGGAATTCCCCTTAGTTTATATACTTGCAGAAATTGAGCGAAACGGTGTAAAAATAGATGTTCCTGCACTTGGTGAATTTTCAAAAACATTGGAACAGGATATAAAAAATCTCGAAGCCTCTATCTTTGAAAAAGCAGGTGTAAACTTCAATATCGCCTCACCAAAACAACTGGGAGAAGTTTTATTTGACAAACTCCAGCTGGATCCTAAAGCGAAAAAAACCAAAACGGGACAGTACAAAACTGGTGAAGATGTATTATTGGCGCTCGCTCATAAATCAGACATCGTCCAAGATATCTTAAACTTTAGGCAAATGCAAAAACTCAAATCAACCTATGTTGATGCGCTGCCAGAATTAATAAATCCCGAAACAGGCTTAATTCATACATCTTATAATCAGGCTGTTGCTGCAACTGGCCGCCTCAGTTCGACCAACCCGAATTTACAAAATATCCCGATACGTACCGAAAGAGGCAGAGAAGTCAGAAAAGCTTTTATTCCACGATCTGAAGAGAATGTGATCCTATCAGCCGATTATTCACAGATTGAACTGCGCCTGATTGCCGAGCTAAGTAGAGATCAAAATATGATGGAAGCATTTAGTCAAGGCCATGATATCCATCGGGCAACAGCGGCGAAAGTATATAATGTGGATTTTGATGCTGTTACTTCCGAACAACGCCGCAATGCGAAGGCTGTTAACTTCGGAATTATTTATGGCCAATCGGCATTTGGTCTTTCTCAAAATCTCGGCATATCACGTAAAGAAGCCTCTGATATTATCAATGAGTATTTTAACCAATATACAGGAATAAAAAAATACATGAGTGATGCTGTAGAATTTGCAAAAGAGAATGGCTATGTTGAAACAATTCTAAAACGGAGACGTTATCTTAGAGATATAAATTCGGCAAATATGACGGTTCGTGGCTTTGCAGAACGAAATGCCATAAATGCTCCGATCCAAGGGTCAGCAGCAGATTTAATTAAACTTGCCATGATCGCCATCCAAAAGGAAATTGAGCAACAAGGTTTTGCTGGAAAAATGATTATGCAGGTTCATGATGAATTGGTTTTTGATGTTCCTAAACAGGAGGTTGAAGCCTTTAAGGAAATCATTCAGGACAAAATGACAAATGCAATAAAAACAACTGTTCCTTTGGTGATCGAAATTGGAGAAGGCAGAAATTGGCTTGAAGCGCATTAA
- a CDS encoding TrkA family potassium uptake protein produces the protein MKYIVLGLGHFGRSLGVHLTELGHEVIGADRNLSIVEQLKDKITHTVCLDTTDREAVSSLPLKDAHAVIVAIGEDEGASLMTVALLKQLKVKRIIGRIVSDLQKTVLEAMEINEYIMPEEEAAERLAMRLDNIDIVDSFKVSDKYSIVETKVPVRYVGMTLREANLTNLYKVIVLTTVKITETIKDGVTKEQKEASGIAASETIMEEGDILVVFGELSNINKLIQKGE, from the coding sequence ATGAAGTATATTGTTTTAGGATTGGGGCATTTTGGACGTTCTTTAGGGGTACATCTTACTGAGCTCGGACATGAAGTGATTGGGGCAGATCGAAATCTCAGCATCGTTGAACAACTGAAGGACAAGATAACACATACGGTATGCCTAGACACAACCGACCGAGAGGCGGTTTCTTCATTACCGCTGAAAGATGCACATGCTGTCATTGTGGCTATCGGAGAAGATGAAGGAGCTTCACTCATGACTGTGGCGCTCTTAAAACAGTTGAAAGTCAAACGGATCATTGGGCGTATCGTTTCAGATTTACAAAAAACGGTTCTGGAGGCAATGGAAATCAACGAGTATATCATGCCCGAAGAAGAAGCTGCCGAACGGCTGGCCATGCGCTTGGACAATATTGATATTGTCGATTCGTTTAAGGTTTCGGATAAATATTCCATTGTGGAGACTAAAGTGCCCGTTCGTTATGTAGGCATGACATTACGTGAAGCGAACCTGACCAATTTATACAAGGTTATCGTATTGACAACCGTGAAGATTACGGAAACGATAAAGGACGGTGTGACCAAAGAACAAAAGGAAGCTTCTGGAATTGCTGCCTCGGAAACGATTATGGAAGAAGGCGATATTTTGGTTGTTTTTGGAGAATTATCCAATATTAATAAGTTAATTCAAAAAGGAGAATAA
- a CDS encoding YbjQ family protein → MLLTTTGTIEGHQIERYLGIVSSEVVLGANAIKDMMAGFRDFFGGRSNSYERAFQETREAALRELEDRARALGADAVVGVRLDFQTVGTGGMMMVGATGTAVKMRS, encoded by the coding sequence ATGTTATTGACAACAACTGGTACTATTGAGGGGCATCAAATAGAACGTTATTTGGGAATAGTCTCTTCTGAGGTGGTTTTGGGAGCGAATGCAATCAAGGATATGATGGCGGGTTTTCGTGATTTTTTTGGCGGAAGATCCAATTCTTATGAACGTGCATTCCAGGAAACCCGTGAAGCAGCGCTACGCGAACTTGAAGACCGCGCCCGCGCATTGGGGGCTGATGCTGTCGTTGGCGTCCGACTGGACTTTCAAACGGTAGGAACAGGGGGTATGATGATGGTAGGCGCAACGGGAACGGCCGTAAAAATGAGATCTTAA